The Edaphobacter sp. 12200R-103 genome contains a region encoding:
- a CDS encoding PEP-CTERM sorting domain-containing protein, with amino-acid sequence MTGLLLSPYSMGVIQDESGSLELGSPLNGMLLAQVEAVPAPESSTLFLLGLGLLGLAQVPIRRLAKRSRDRIERTEDVGVELRVSETPLTAQNARTTQEHPFNA; translated from the coding sequence GTGACAGGGCTCCTGCTGTCGCCCTATAGTATGGGCGTGATTCAGGATGAGAGTGGGTCGCTGGAGCTGGGCTCACCGTTGAATGGCATGCTCCTGGCTCAAGTCGAGGCCGTTCCAGCACCGGAATCTTCTACCCTGTTTCTGCTTGGCCTGGGCCTGCTGGGGCTCGCGCAGGTTCCGATTCGAAGGCTCGCCAAAAGGTCCAGGGACCGGATAGAGCGTACCGAAGATGTTGGAGTAGAGCTCCGCGTGAGCGAGACTCCATTGACGGCACAGAATGCGCGCACCACGCAAGAGCATCCGTTCAATGCGTAA